The following are encoded in a window of Pirellulales bacterium genomic DNA:
- a CDS encoding MASE1 domain-containing protein yields the protein MEGSLAGNEMANGGPLSSDRGPDSASAGKTEAARHAAPDGSGSPYQRLNPALFWLFGLPLLTGVYLASAKLGLSLATSAEQVSAVWPPTGIALAALVLLGYRAWPAIMLGAFLANFTTHESFATALGIAAGNTLEAVAGAWLLQRIAQFDASLARLKDVLALIVLAAGVSTALAATVGVTSLCLGGAQPWSSFGSLWGVWWLGDAMGDLIIAPLLLTWATDFGRPKRVAEATVLLAILLLVSWLGFSAPSRGSGEERTWIYCMFPLVTWAALRFGQRGTTVVTLVASALAIWSTFRGLGPFGTGLIHDRLLSLQLFIGVVSTSALLLSAALAEREHLEDELRVRVGQLAGADRRKDEFLAMLAHELRNPLAPIQSALEILQLPNASSAIIAEAEEILGRQVKHLIRLVDDLLDMARISRGKIELRKEWIALETVVARAIETARPLIDARGHELTVALPPQPVMIEADPTRLAQVISNLLNNAAKYSESRGHIWLTARRDRDRLAIQVRDQGIGISPDVLPSIFDLFVQAERGRDRTHGGMGIGLTLVRRLVELHGGTVEALSAGPGKGSEFTIRLPFEAPTSPSEESRSPVSRTPASNRSAKPGRVLIVDDNADAASSLERLLHSRGYDSHVLFDGPSALEWVDANRPAVVILDIGMPKMDGYEVARRLRRQAGGDDLLLIALSGWGQEEDRRRSTDAGFDAHLIKPVDLAALEALFDERESLPAPSGI from the coding sequence TTTCGGTTTGCCGTTGCTGACCGGCGTTTATTTAGCGTCGGCCAAACTCGGGCTTTCGCTCGCCACTAGCGCGGAGCAGGTTTCAGCCGTCTGGCCGCCGACCGGGATCGCGCTGGCCGCCCTAGTGCTGTTGGGCTATCGCGCCTGGCCGGCCATCATGCTCGGCGCGTTTCTGGCGAATTTCACGACGCACGAATCGTTCGCCACCGCGCTGGGCATCGCCGCCGGCAACACGCTCGAAGCGGTCGCCGGCGCTTGGCTCCTGCAGCGGATCGCGCAGTTCGACGCGTCCTTGGCGCGGTTGAAGGATGTGTTGGCGCTCATCGTGCTCGCCGCCGGTGTCAGCACGGCACTGGCGGCGACGGTCGGCGTCACCAGCCTCTGCCTCGGCGGCGCGCAGCCTTGGTCGTCGTTCGGGTCGCTGTGGGGAGTATGGTGGCTTGGAGACGCGATGGGCGATTTGATCATCGCCCCGCTGCTGCTCACCTGGGCCACCGACTTCGGCCGGCCCAAGAGGGTCGCGGAAGCCACGGTCTTGCTCGCGATCCTATTGCTCGTAAGCTGGCTAGGATTCAGCGCCCCGTCGCGCGGCTCGGGCGAGGAGCGGACTTGGATTTACTGCATGTTTCCGCTCGTGACCTGGGCCGCGCTCCGATTTGGTCAGCGGGGGACGACCGTGGTGACGCTGGTGGCCTCGGCGTTGGCGATCTGGAGCACGTTTCGCGGCCTCGGGCCATTCGGCACGGGACTGATCCACGATCGGTTGCTGTCGCTGCAACTTTTCATCGGCGTCGTGTCGACCAGCGCGCTATTGTTGAGCGCGGCGCTGGCCGAGCGCGAGCACCTCGAGGACGAACTCCGTGTGCGCGTCGGCCAACTTGCGGGCGCCGATCGCCGCAAGGACGAGTTCCTGGCGATGCTCGCCCACGAGCTGCGCAATCCGCTGGCGCCGATTCAAAGCGCCCTCGAAATCCTCCAATTGCCGAATGCCAGTTCCGCGATCATCGCCGAGGCGGAGGAGATCCTCGGCCGGCAGGTGAAGCACCTCATTCGCCTGGTGGACGACCTGCTCGATATGGCCCGCATCTCGCGCGGCAAGATCGAGCTGCGCAAAGAGTGGATCGCGCTCGAGACGGTGGTGGCTCGCGCCATCGAAACGGCCCGCCCGCTCATCGACGCCCGCGGGCATGAACTAACAGTCGCACTGCCGCCGCAGCCCGTGATGATCGAAGCCGATCCGACTCGGCTGGCGCAGGTGATCTCGAATCTGCTGAACAACGCGGCTAAATACTCAGAATCGCGCGGCCATATCTGGCTGACGGCGCGGCGCGACCGCGATCGGCTGGCGATCCAGGTCCGCGATCAGGGCATCGGGATCAGCCCGGATGTCTTGCCAAGCATCTTCGATTTGTTTGTCCAGGCTGAACGAGGCCGCGATCGGACTCACGGGGGAATGGGAATCGGGCTGACGCTGGTTCGCCGGCTCGTGGAGCTGCACGGCGGCACCGTCGAGGCGCTCAGCGCGGGGCCGGGAAAGGGGAGCGAATTCACGATTCGATTGCCGTTCGAAGCGCCGACTTCGCCCAGCGAGGAAAGCCGTTCGCCGGTTTCACGAACTCCCGCGTCAAACCGCTCGGCGAAACCCGGTCGCGTTCTGATCGTCGACGACAATGCCGATGCGGCTTCGAGCCTCGAGAGACTCCTCCACAGCCGGGGCTACGACTCGCACGTGCTTTTCGATGGTCCCTCCGCCCTCGAATGGGTCGACGCAAATCGGCCGGCAGTCGTGATTCTGGACATCGGCATGCCGAAGATGGATGGCTACGAGGTCGCGCGACGATTGCGCCGGCAAGCCGGCGGTGACGACCTGCTCTTGATCGCGCTGAGCGGCTGGGGGCAGGAAGAAGACCGGCGTCGCTCGACCGATGCCGGCTTCGACGCCCACTTGATCAAGCCGGTCGATCTCGCCGCATTGGAGGCCTTGTTTGACGAGCGCGAGTCGCTCCCGGCGCCGTCGGGCATATAA
- a CDS encoding bifunctional methionine sulfoxide reductase B/A protein: MVCVHMFNRQGELTGPVESPKLELSDEQWQQRLTPEQFRVLRSSGTERPFCGALLDTKTPGVYTCAGCGLPLFSSDAKFHSGTGWPSFFQPIADGNVAERTDHSHGMSRTEINCARCDGHLGHVFDDGPRPTGLRFCMNSASLKFTPSDQLSSLGDPLAEKTVSQQPHGEPGGAATAVFAGGCFWCTEAAFEQLDGVLDVVSGYSGGTKESANYETVCSGRTGHAEAIRINYDPRRISYDRLLDVFFDAHDPTQLNGQGADIGTQYRSAIFFGSDEERRAAQAKIKQLADSKRFAKPIVTMLEPLKEFFPAEDYHQDYARNNPLQPYIRAHAIPKACKIREKHPELIKKA, encoded by the coding sequence ATGGTCTGCGTACACATGTTCAATCGTCAGGGCGAACTGACCGGCCCGGTCGAATCGCCGAAGCTCGAATTGAGCGACGAGCAATGGCAGCAGCGGCTCACGCCGGAGCAATTCCGCGTGCTGCGCAGCAGCGGCACCGAACGGCCGTTCTGCGGAGCGTTGCTCGACACCAAGACGCCGGGCGTCTACACCTGCGCCGGCTGCGGGCTGCCGCTCTTTTCTTCCGACGCCAAGTTCCACTCCGGCACCGGCTGGCCCAGCTTCTTTCAGCCGATCGCCGACGGGAACGTCGCCGAGCGCACCGACCACAGCCACGGCATGTCGCGGACGGAAATCAACTGCGCTCGCTGCGACGGTCATCTTGGGCACGTTTTCGACGACGGTCCGCGGCCAACCGGCCTTCGCTTTTGCATGAATTCCGCCTCGCTCAAGTTCACTCCCTCCGACCAACTCAGTTCTCTCGGAGACCCCTTGGCCGAGAAAACCGTATCACAGCAGCCGCACGGCGAACCCGGCGGCGCTGCCACGGCCGTCTTCGCCGGCGGCTGCTTCTGGTGTACGGAGGCGGCCTTCGAGCAGCTCGACGGCGTGCTCGACGTGGTCAGCGGCTACTCTGGCGGAACGAAAGAATCCGCCAACTACGAAACCGTCTGCTCCGGTCGCACGGGGCATGCCGAGGCGATTCGCATCAACTACGATCCGCGCCGGATTAGTTACGATCGCCTGCTCGATGTCTTCTTCGACGCCCACGACCCGACTCAGCTCAACGGCCAAGGAGCCGACATCGGCACGCAATATCGCTCGGCCATTTTCTTCGGCAGCGACGAAGAGCGCCGCGCTGCGCAAGCCAAGATCAAGCAGCTCGCCGACTCGAAACGTTTCGCGAAGCCGATCGTCACCATGCTCGAACCGTTAAAAGAATTCTTTCCCGCCGAAGACTACCACCAAGACTACGCCCGCAACAACCCTCTGCAACCCTACATCCGCGCCCACGCGATCCCCAAAGCCTGCAAGATACGGGAAAAGCACCCCGAACTAATAAAGAAGGCGTAG
- the sucC gene encoding ADP-forming succinate--CoA ligase subunit beta, which yields MKIHEYQAKQLLREAGVNVPRGIVAHSADEAAAAFRELSGPVAVVKAQIHAGGRGKGSVKTNPQQRGVQLVRAAEDAGKAAGNLLGQPLVTLQTGPEGQIVRQVLVEEGCDIARELYLAVVVDRSSAGPVLVVSSEGGMNIEEVAAKTPERIFKEPFRPDAGLESYQVRKLAARLRLGAATARSADKFMKQLCRAFVARDCSLLEINPLVVTGAGDLLALDAKMSFDDNAAFRHPEWSALRDLAEEEPTEVRASQAGLSYVRLHGNIGCLVNGAGLAMSTMDLIKLHGGEPANFLDVGGGANVEQVTEAFRILLSDKDVRAVLVNIFGGIMRCTTIASALVAAYKTVGFNVPLVVRLEGTEVEEGRKILATSGVNIISATGLTDAAKKVVAAAKAA from the coding sequence ATGAAGATCCACGAATATCAAGCCAAGCAATTGCTCCGTGAGGCGGGCGTCAACGTGCCGCGGGGCATTGTCGCGCACTCGGCTGACGAGGCCGCCGCCGCGTTTCGAGAATTGTCCGGGCCGGTGGCCGTCGTCAAAGCCCAAATTCATGCCGGTGGTCGCGGAAAAGGGTCTGTCAAAACCAATCCCCAACAACGCGGAGTGCAACTCGTCCGCGCCGCGGAAGACGCCGGCAAAGCAGCCGGCAACCTGCTCGGCCAGCCGTTGGTCACGCTGCAAACCGGGCCAGAGGGGCAGATCGTGCGGCAAGTGCTCGTCGAAGAGGGTTGCGACATCGCCCGCGAATTGTATCTCGCCGTCGTGGTCGATCGCTCGTCGGCCGGTCCCGTTCTCGTGGTGTCGAGCGAAGGGGGGATGAACATCGAGGAAGTGGCGGCCAAGACCCCCGAGCGGATTTTCAAGGAGCCGTTTCGCCCCGATGCCGGCCTTGAGAGCTATCAGGTCCGCAAGTTGGCCGCCCGGCTGCGACTCGGCGCCGCGACCGCGCGCTCGGCCGACAAATTCATGAAACAGTTGTGCCGCGCGTTCGTCGCCCGCGATTGCAGCTTGCTCGAAATCAATCCGCTGGTGGTGACCGGCGCGGGAGACCTCTTGGCGCTCGACGCCAAGATGAGTTTCGACGACAACGCTGCCTTCCGCCATCCCGAATGGTCGGCGCTCCGCGATCTGGCTGAGGAAGAGCCGACGGAAGTGCGAGCGAGCCAGGCCGGCTTGAGCTACGTCCGTCTGCATGGCAATATCGGTTGCCTTGTGAACGGGGCGGGCCTGGCGATGAGCACGATGGACCTCATCAAGCTGCACGGCGGCGAGCCGGCGAATTTCCTCGACGTCGGCGGCGGCGCGAACGTCGAGCAAGTGACCGAGGCCTTCCGAATCCTGCTCTCCGACAAGGACGTTCGGGCGGTGCTGGTGAACATCTTCGGCGGCATCATGCGTTGCACCACAATCGCCTCGGCCCTGGTCGCAGCCTACAAGACGGTCGGATTCAATGTGCCGCTGGTGGTGCGCCTGGAAGGAACCGAAGTGGAAGAAGGGCGGAAGATCCTCGCCACCAGCGGCGTGAATATCATCAGTGCCACGGGCCTGACCGACGCCGCCAAGAAAGTCGTCGCCGCGGCAAAGGCCGCGTGA
- a CDS encoding PEP-CTERM sorting domain-containing protein — protein MQSYYYSLWNGLSVVFQKCFARIVGRRSLVRAPVRSTMAMVSRARRAARVFLAATVVGLLGSSVSPLHAATTLGFDPPVLSTTTYAPVPNGYGGLNWTNTYYMNKSYASASFPGSGYIPGTTSAPNMAFDGGGFSSTIFDPTSFLNFDSAELTSAWVPNLNLLVQGFNTNVSGTVPIYTRTVTLSNTAPTLFNFDSGGAFVGVNELVFTPFVNPTDPNPNPAGTQFAMDDFTFSSNPVGAVPEPASIALAAIGIAGLGLAVRRRSRTSRSGE, from the coding sequence ATGCAATCTTATTATTATTCCTTGTGGAACGGTCTGTCGGTGGTGTTCCAAAAGTGCTTCGCACGCATCGTCGGCCGAAGGTCGCTCGTTCGAGCGCCGGTTCGCTCAACAATGGCGATGGTTAGCCGAGCACGTCGAGCGGCGCGCGTTTTCCTCGCGGCTACCGTCGTTGGGCTTCTCGGAAGCTCGGTCAGCCCTCTTCATGCCGCGACCACGCTCGGATTCGATCCGCCAGTGCTTTCCACCACAACGTATGCTCCGGTGCCCAATGGTTATGGCGGCTTGAATTGGACCAACACGTATTACATGAACAAGTCCTACGCGTCCGCCAGTTTTCCCGGTAGCGGCTACATTCCCGGCACGACGTCGGCCCCGAATATGGCCTTCGACGGCGGTGGGTTCAGCTCCACGATCTTCGATCCGACCTCGTTTCTCAACTTCGATTCGGCTGAGTTGACCTCCGCTTGGGTCCCGAATCTGAATCTCCTCGTTCAGGGGTTCAATACTAACGTCAGCGGCACGGTTCCGATTTACACTCGTACGGTGACGCTCAGCAACACCGCTCCGACGCTGTTCAACTTCGACTCCGGTGGGGCGTTTGTCGGGGTCAACGAGTTGGTCTTCACTCCCTTCGTGAATCCGACCGATCCGAATCCGAACCCGGCCGGGACCCAATTCGCGATGGACGACTTCACGTTCTCGTCGAACCCGGTCGGAGCCGTTCCAGAACCAGCCTCGATTGCTTTGGCGGCCATCGGAATTGCCGGACTTGGTCTGGCCGTGCGGCGGCGCAGTCGCACTTCGCGCAGCGGCGAATGA